A single genomic interval of Clostridium facile harbors:
- a CDS encoding protein kinase domain-containing protein — translation MDNQSPICHRCMHPKGNAVICPNCGYVNGSVPVNPAYLKPETLLDNRYIVGNLLYSTHESAVYIAYDIQINTVVEVKEFLPDSIVTRNPETQKLEIESEKFELFKRAAKEFLTQNQALSKIRTMSTLVQAYEIFAQNNTCYVIMEHVEGVKLKDYLLDHYGELSWEETSKMFLPVIKHLGQLHAMGLVHGGLSPETIYVTVKGQVKIGGFCIPSMRMTNAELPVVIYDGYAAPEQYENEEQSYGSWVDVYGMAAVLYKTLTGTMPTDSKSRTCVDNLVQLAVLNPSVPNNVSVAITSAMTLSFRIRTQTMTDLYADLSAPPRQQAAIAEKVESLIQEQELDQETNNTKKYIMIAVGITAAVLILVSALVLYYLFGNNSNDKDKNTSSILSSEVEESSSEESSSQTSSKESSSKASSSATVSNQDGYLMLNLVGQYLNVVKTDSKYSMLTVEAEYEYNEQYPEGVIIKQSIEPDEPIKEGQTVKVTVSNGSKYREIPQYTGQSWSAYKNQLDNLGILYDTRTVSSEGAASGTVVATSIDPGQKIDVTTSRLVVSIAE, via the coding sequence ATGGACAACCAATCACCTATTTGTCACCGATGTATGCACCCAAAAGGGAATGCGGTTATTTGCCCTAACTGCGGTTATGTCAACGGCAGTGTACCGGTTAACCCAGCATACTTAAAGCCAGAAACCCTCTTAGATAACCGTTACATAGTTGGGAACCTGCTGTATTCAACCCATGAGAGTGCTGTATATATTGCATATGATATTCAAATCAACACTGTGGTAGAAGTGAAAGAGTTCCTGCCAGATTCCATTGTTACCCGTAATCCGGAAACTCAGAAACTGGAGATTGAGTCGGAAAAATTCGAGCTGTTTAAAAGGGCGGCAAAAGAATTTTTAACACAAAACCAGGCTTTATCTAAAATTAGGACAATGTCTACATTGGTGCAAGCCTATGAGATTTTCGCCCAAAATAACACTTGCTATGTGATTATGGAGCATGTAGAAGGGGTTAAACTAAAGGATTATCTGCTGGACCATTATGGAGAACTTTCCTGGGAAGAAACTTCTAAAATGTTCTTGCCTGTTATTAAGCATTTAGGTCAGCTTCATGCCATGGGATTAGTCCATGGGGGACTAAGTCCGGAAACCATCTATGTTACAGTAAAAGGCCAGGTGAAAATTGGAGGATTCTGTATCCCATCTATGCGTATGACTAATGCGGAACTTCCAGTTGTAATATATGATGGTTACGCCGCTCCGGAGCAATACGAAAATGAGGAGCAGTCCTATGGTTCTTGGGTGGATGTATATGGTATGGCAGCGGTATTGTATAAAACCTTAACAGGAACTATGCCAACGGATTCCAAAAGCCGTACCTGTGTAGACAATTTGGTGCAATTAGCAGTGTTAAATCCATCGGTTCCAAACAACGTTTCAGTGGCAATTACCTCCGCTATGACCCTTTCCTTCCGTATTCGTACCCAGACCATGACCGACCTGTACGCTGATTTATCCGCCCCTCCAAGGCAACAGGCTGCGATCGCGGAAAAGGTGGAATCTTTAATCCAGGAACAGGAACTAGACCAGGAAACCAACAACACCAAAAAATATATTATGATTGCGGTGGGGATTACCGCAGCTGTATTAATTTTGGTTTCCGCGTTAGTATTGTACTATCTGTTTGGAAATAATTCCAATGATAAAGATAAAAATACTTCCAGTATCCTCAGTTCAGAAGTGGAGGAGAGTTCCTCTGAAGAAAGTTCTTCCCAAACTTCTTCCAAAGAGAGTTCCTCAAAAGCCTCTTCTAGTGCAACAGTATCCAACCAGGATGGATATTTAATGCTCAACTTAGTAGGGCAATACTTGAATGTAGTAAAAACAGATTCCAAATATTCGATGTTAACGGTAGAAGCGGAGTATGAATATAATGAGCAATATCCAGAAGGTGTTATTATCAAACAAAGCATTGAACCAGATGAGCCAATCAAAGAGGGACAAACGGTAAAGGTAACCGTCAGCAACGGCTCAAAATACCGGGAAATCCCACAATATACTGGACAAAGCTGGTCCGCTTATAAGAACCAGCTGGATAATTTGGGCATTTTATATGATACTAGAACCGTTTCATCAGAAGGAGCTGCTTCTGGCACAGTAGTGGCAACTAGCATTGACCCTGGACAGAAAATCGATGTTACAACCAGTAGGCTGGTTGTCTCCATTGCGGAATAA
- a CDS encoding YicC/YloC family endoribonuclease — MIKSMTGFGRAHQIINGREVLVEIKSVNHRYFEFNARVPRTYGYLEEKLKSYIQGMVSRGKVEVSVSIYTLEGTDAEIEINSTVAKGYVQALRNVKEKLQLQDDLSLSTVARFPDVFNVHKVIEDEEVIWASVQPVVQEALDQFLEMRTVEGERLKTDLLAKLDEIEQMVAVVEEQSPKTVAAYQERLFAKLQEVLENQEIDQARILTEAAIFADKVAVDEETVRLHSHLEQFRQLLQSDQPVGRKCDFLVQEINRETNTIGSKATDLEISKIVIDQKSVIEKIREQIQNIE, encoded by the coding sequence ATGATTAAAAGCATGACAGGGTTTGGTCGTGCCCATCAAATCATCAATGGTCGTGAAGTCCTGGTGGAGATTAAATCGGTGAATCACCGTTATTTTGAGTTTAACGCCAGGGTACCACGCACCTATGGCTATTTAGAAGAAAAACTAAAATCCTATATCCAGGGGATGGTTTCCCGTGGTAAGGTAGAAGTATCTGTTAGCATTTATACTTTGGAAGGCACGGATGCGGAAATTGAAATCAATTCCACTGTAGCCAAAGGATATGTCCAAGCACTGCGGAACGTTAAAGAGAAATTGCAGTTGCAGGATGACCTTTCCCTTTCCACTGTGGCTAGATTCCCGGATGTATTCAACGTACATAAGGTGATTGAGGATGAGGAAGTAATCTGGGCATCCGTCCAGCCCGTGGTACAGGAAGCATTGGACCAGTTCCTGGAAATGCGCACTGTAGAGGGAGAACGCTTAAAAACCGACCTTCTTGCAAAACTGGATGAGATTGAACAGATGGTTGCTGTTGTAGAAGAACAATCCCCAAAAACTGTGGCTGCTTACCAGGAGCGTCTGTTCGCCAAATTACAGGAAGTGTTGGAAAACCAGGAGATTGACCAAGCTCGCATCCTCACTGAGGCAGCTATCTTTGCGGATAAAGTGGCAGTAGATGAGGAAACGGTCCGTTTGCATAGCCATCTGGAACAGTTCCGTCAACTGCTGCAAAGTGACCAGCCTGTGGGCAGGAAATGCGACTTCTTGGTACAGGAAATTAATCGGGAAACCAATACCATCGGTTCCAAAGCAACCGATTTGGAAATTTCTAAAATTGTCATCGACCAAAAATCCGTCATTGAAAAAATACGGGAACAGATCCAGAATATTGAATAG
- the remA gene encoding extracellular matrix/biofilm regulator RemA, with translation MKLINIGFGNMVSANKLVAIVSPDSAPIKRIIGDAKEKGSLIDATYGRRTRAVVVMESDHVILSALQPETVANRLNDDTDGEDEANE, from the coding sequence ATGAAATTGATTAATATTGGGTTTGGGAATATGGTTTCTGCCAACAAATTGGTGGCAATCGTTAGCCCAGATTCCGCCCCTATCAAACGCATTATCGGGGACGCGAAGGAAAAAGGCAGTTTGATTGACGCTACTTATGGCCGCCGTACCAGGGCGGTTGTGGTAATGGAAAGCGACCATGTTATTCTGTCCGCCTTACAGCCAGAAACTGTTGCCAACCGTTTAAACGACGATACAGATGGGGAGGATGAAGCAAATGAATAA
- the gmk gene encoding guanylate kinase translates to MKQMNKGLLLVLSGPSGSGKGTINQVIAEDPNVFISVSATTRQPREGEQDGKHYYFLSKEEFESRLSTGMILEHNVYCGNYYGTPKKEVYEHLEQGHDVILEIDVNGALKVMKENDVVSIFIMPPSLEVLEQRLRGRGTETEEVVQQRLNEALTEISKAYEYDYIVVNDNLEDAIAQVKAIIVAEKCKTEQNVELIKGVLS, encoded by the coding sequence ATGAAGCAAATGAATAAAGGCTTGTTATTGGTGCTATCCGGTCCATCCGGCAGCGGGAAAGGCACAATTAACCAAGTTATCGCAGAGGATCCTAATGTGTTTATTTCAGTGTCTGCTACAACTCGTCAGCCAAGAGAAGGGGAACAGGATGGCAAACACTATTATTTCCTCTCAAAGGAGGAGTTCGAATCCCGCCTTTCTACCGGAATGATTTTGGAGCACAATGTATATTGTGGTAACTATTATGGAACCCCTAAAAAAGAGGTATACGAACATCTAGAACAGGGTCATGATGTGATTTTGGAAATCGACGTAAACGGCGCCTTAAAAGTAATGAAAGAAAATGACGTTGTCAGTATCTTTATTATGCCTCCAAGTTTAGAGGTGTTGGAACAGCGCCTTCGTGGCAGAGGAACAGAAACTGAGGAAGTGGTGCAGCAGCGTTTAAACGAAGCGCTAACTGAGATTTCCAAAGCTTATGAATATGATTATATCGTTGTCAATGACAATTTAGAGGATGCTATCGCCCAAGTTAAGGCGATTATCGTGGCGGAAAAATGTAAAACCGAACAAAATGTTGAGTTGATTAAAGGAGTGTTGAGCTAA
- the rpoZ gene encoding DNA-directed RNA polymerase subunit omega, with the protein MSMNRPAITEILKHGESYYSLVVAVAKRAREIVDQANEKGDIVGGKPVSLAVEEFAKGQCKMVESDEVTKLQ; encoded by the coding sequence ATGAGTATGAATAGACCTGCAATTACAGAGATTTTAAAACATGGTGAGAGCTACTATTCTTTGGTGGTTGCCGTTGCAAAACGTGCCCGTGAAATTGTAGACCAGGCCAACGAAAAAGGCGATATTGTAGGAGGCAAACCAGTTTCCCTGGCAGTGGAGGAATTCGCGAAAGGCCAGTGCAAAATGGTGGAATCCGATGAGGTTACAAAATTACAATAG
- the coaBC gene encoding bifunctional phosphopantothenoylcysteine decarboxylase/phosphopantothenate--cysteine ligase CoaBC encodes MLEGKVVVLGVCGGIAAYKMADLASRLTKNGCETHVIMTQNATELIQPLTFETLTKNKCCVSTFERVDNWEVEHVELAKKADLMVIAPATANTIAKMAHGIADDMLTTTVLAATCPKLVYPSMNTRMYENPITQDNLQKLRSYGFFVEEPDSGMLACGDSGKGRLPETEQIYERICQQVCYTQDMKGLRVLVTAGPTQEPIDPVRYITNHSTGKMGYAIAKAACMRGANVTLVSGPVNLPRPAGVTVVPVVTAQDMFRAVTNISNEYDIIIKTAAVADYKPKLAADHKLKKGEMDSQLELTRTKDILAELGARKRHGQFLCGFSMETQDLIENSAQKLEKKNLDMIVANSISDPGAGFGVDTNIVTLITKGQITPLKKMSKQALAQVLLDQILAHRG; translated from the coding sequence ATGCTGGAAGGAAAAGTTGTTGTATTAGGGGTTTGTGGAGGGATTGCCGCCTATAAAATGGCGGATTTGGCAAGCCGGCTGACCAAAAATGGTTGCGAAACCCACGTGATTATGACCCAGAATGCAACGGAATTAATACAACCCCTTACATTTGAAACATTAACCAAAAATAAATGCTGTGTTTCTACTTTTGAGCGGGTGGATAACTGGGAAGTAGAACACGTCGAGCTAGCAAAAAAAGCAGATCTTATGGTAATCGCTCCCGCAACCGCTAACACCATCGCCAAAATGGCGCATGGCATTGCGGACGATATGCTGACTACCACCGTTTTGGCGGCTACCTGCCCAAAATTGGTGTATCCATCTATGAACACCCGCATGTATGAAAACCCGATAACCCAGGATAATCTGCAAAAGCTTCGTTCCTATGGCTTTTTTGTGGAGGAACCAGATTCCGGTATGCTCGCCTGTGGAGACAGTGGAAAAGGTCGCCTGCCAGAAACAGAGCAGATTTATGAACGGATCTGTCAACAAGTCTGTTATACTCAGGACATGAAAGGGCTTCGGGTTTTGGTAACCGCTGGCCCTACCCAGGAGCCAATCGACCCAGTGCGGTATATTACCAATCATTCCACCGGAAAAATGGGCTATGCCATCGCAAAAGCCGCCTGTATGCGGGGGGCAAATGTCACTTTGGTTTCTGGCCCAGTGAATCTGCCACGGCCAGCAGGCGTTACAGTAGTTCCAGTGGTCACCGCCCAGGATATGTTCCGCGCTGTCACCAATATTTCCAATGAGTACGATATTATTATCAAAACAGCAGCGGTGGCGGACTACAAACCAAAGTTAGCTGCTGACCATAAATTGAAAAAAGGGGAGATGGATTCCCAGCTGGAACTGACTAGAACCAAGGATATTCTTGCCGAATTGGGCGCAAGGAAACGCCATGGGCAATTCCTTTGTGGTTTTTCCATGGAAACCCAGGATTTAATCGAAAATTCTGCCCAAAAATTAGAAAAGAAAAACTTGGATATGATAGTTGCTAACAGTATATCCGATCCAGGGGCAGGTTTTGGGGTGGATACCAATATTGTAACCCTGATTACCAAAGGCCAGATTACCCCGTTGAAGAAAATGTCCAAACAGGCTTTGGCTCAGGTATTGTTAGATCAAATTTTAGCACATCGGGGATAA
- the priA gene encoding replication restart helicase PriA, which translates to MIAKIAVEKTSIRFDRLFDYAVPDHQQAQAKIGCRVSVPFGNANQYRQGVILDIKNDQPEIKLKTIAGFLDDQPILSSKMVDIVFYLVHSTFCTYYEAIRTILPAGFSYFLKKSYQFIDRLEGLENYSPHQLELLSFLRKAANQQEVDRIVQHQLESGRRADIDFLIQQQVLTPSVSSKRKLGDKTVNMVKMTDPEFDPSSCKLSQKQKKVVSFLLELGAVSIKEVCYFCGVTDIVVKNLAKQGIVTLYEQEVYRTPYEAATPTRKPELVLTPQQQEVLDGLLHQYYTNRPSVALLHGITGSGKTQVFLKLIEKMIQMGKQTILMVPEISLTPQMLQKFQLAFGSEIAVMHSSLSMGEQMDEYKRIKNGEVKIVIGTRSAVFAPLEQLGLIIMDEEGESTYKSSDMSPRYHTRDVAKYRCIQQKALLLLASATPSVESYYAAKQGVYSLYELNQRYADAQLPEVTLIDMRQEPSSLITGVSEYLAEEIARNLQQGEQSILLLNRRGYRSVLSCVDCGWVAECPHCSVGMTYHRANGYLMCHYCGYSQELPKTCPECGGSHLMLTGQGTQKIEEEVQQYFPDARVLRMDADTTFTRAALESKIQSFSKGEYDILIGTQIVAKGLDFPNVTLVGVLSADSMLFGDDFKCHEHAFSMLTQVVGRSGRGGKKGRAYIQTYNPDHPVIRQAASQDYQSFYQDEIVEREAFFYPPFCDICLVGITGRQEQQVDIGARLFLTVLKQATKGLRQNIPMKVLGRSKPYIYKMNNKYRQRIILKCRNNTAFRQLMRKVLVYTASRKECSNLHLYCDINGEIN; encoded by the coding sequence TTGATTGCGAAAATAGCAGTGGAAAAAACCTCTATCCGGTTTGACCGCCTGTTTGATTATGCTGTGCCAGACCATCAACAAGCTCAGGCAAAAATAGGCTGTAGGGTTAGCGTGCCATTTGGTAATGCCAACCAGTATCGACAAGGAGTTATCCTTGACATAAAAAATGACCAGCCAGAAATAAAATTAAAAACAATTGCCGGATTTTTAGATGATCAGCCAATTTTGTCAAGTAAAATGGTTGACATTGTTTTTTATCTGGTGCATTCTACTTTTTGTACTTATTATGAGGCGATCCGCACGATTTTGCCAGCGGGTTTCTCTTATTTTTTAAAAAAAAGCTATCAGTTTATCGACCGGCTGGAGGGGCTGGAAAATTATTCTCCTCACCAGCTGGAGCTGCTCTCGTTTTTGCGAAAAGCGGCAAATCAGCAAGAAGTGGATAGGATTGTTCAGCATCAGTTGGAATCTGGTCGCCGTGCTGATATTGATTTTTTGATTCAGCAACAGGTGTTAACCCCTTCGGTTTCTTCCAAACGGAAACTAGGGGATAAAACAGTAAATATGGTCAAAATGACCGACCCAGAGTTTGACCCCTCCAGCTGTAAACTCTCCCAGAAACAGAAAAAGGTGGTTTCCTTTTTGCTGGAGTTGGGAGCGGTTTCGATAAAAGAGGTATGTTATTTTTGTGGTGTCACAGATATTGTGGTAAAAAACCTGGCAAAGCAAGGGATTGTCACCCTATATGAACAGGAAGTATATCGCACCCCATATGAAGCGGCAACGCCAACGCGAAAGCCGGAGTTGGTATTGACTCCACAGCAGCAGGAAGTATTAGATGGCCTGCTGCATCAATACTATACCAACCGTCCTAGCGTAGCGCTGCTCCACGGGATTACTGGAAGTGGAAAAACCCAGGTATTCCTCAAACTCATTGAAAAGATGATACAGATGGGCAAGCAAACCATTTTGATGGTGCCAGAAATCTCCCTTACTCCTCAAATGCTCCAAAAATTCCAGTTGGCGTTTGGCTCGGAAATCGCTGTGATGCACAGTAGCCTTTCCATGGGGGAACAGATGGATGAATATAAACGGATTAAAAATGGAGAAGTTAAAATCGTCATTGGTACCAGGAGCGCGGTTTTTGCTCCGTTGGAACAGTTGGGGTTAATTATCATGGACGAAGAAGGGGAATCTACCTATAAATCCTCGGATATGTCCCCCCGTTACCACACTCGGGATGTGGCAAAATATCGGTGCATCCAGCAAAAAGCCTTGCTCCTGTTGGCATCTGCTACCCCTTCGGTGGAAAGCTACTATGCAGCAAAGCAAGGAGTGTATTCCTTGTATGAGCTCAATCAACGTTATGCGGATGCCCAGCTCCCTGAGGTGACCTTGATTGATATGCGTCAGGAGCCATCTTCTTTGATTACCGGTGTCAGCGAATATCTGGCGGAGGAAATCGCCAGGAATCTGCAGCAGGGGGAACAGTCGATTTTGCTCTTAAACCGGCGGGGATACCGTTCTGTGTTGAGCTGTGTGGATTGTGGTTGGGTGGCGGAATGTCCCCATTGTAGTGTGGGTATGACCTACCACCGTGCCAACGGCTACCTGATGTGTCATTATTGTGGATATTCCCAGGAGCTTCCCAAAACCTGTCCAGAATGTGGGGGAAGCCATCTGATGCTCACCGGACAGGGTACCCAGAAAATTGAAGAAGAGGTACAACAGTATTTCCCAGATGCCCGGGTGCTTCGCATGGATGCGGACACCACCTTTACCAGGGCGGCTTTGGAATCCAAAATCCAGAGTTTTTCCAAAGGGGAATATGATATTTTAATTGGAACCCAGATTGTAGCCAAAGGGCTGGATTTCCCCAATGTCACGTTGGTGGGGGTGCTCTCCGCTGACAGCATGTTGTTTGGGGATGATTTTAAATGCCATGAGCACGCTTTTTCCATGCTGACCCAGGTGGTGGGCAGAAGCGGAAGGGGCGGTAAAAAGGGCAGGGCATATATCCAGACTTATAACCCCGACCACCCCGTTATCCGGCAGGCAGCTTCCCAGGATTACCAATCCTTTTACCAGGATGAAATTGTGGAGCGTGAGGCGTTTTTTTACCCGCCGTTTTGCGATATCTGCCTGGTGGGGATCACTGGCAGGCAGGAACAACAGGTGGATATTGGGGCAAGGTTGTTCCTCACCGTATTAAAACAGGCAACAAAAGGCTTGCGGCAGAACATCCCCATGAAAGTATTGGGGCGCAGCAAACCTTATATTTATAAAATGAATAATAAATACCGCCAACGCATTATCTTAAAATGCAGGAACAACACGGCGTTCCGCCAATTGATGCGGAAAGTGCTGGTTTACACCGCCTCCCGTAAGGAATGTTCCAACCTGCATCTTTATTGTGATATAAACGGCGAAATTAATTAA
- the def gene encoding peptide deformylase: protein MALRNIVIDDDSILRKKCREVTVFDQRLHQLLDDMAETMYQADGVGLAAPQVGVLKRVVVIDVGEGLVELINPEILETSGTQTGSEGCLSYPNEFGIVTRPNKVKVKAYDRNGNAILVKGKELMARALCHEIDHLNGVVFKDLATEMVRE, encoded by the coding sequence ATGGCTTTACGAAATATTGTGATAGATGACGATTCGATTTTGCGGAAAAAATGCCGTGAAGTGACCGTATTTGACCAACGCCTTCATCAGCTCCTGGACGACATGGCGGAAACCATGTATCAAGCGGATGGGGTTGGTTTGGCTGCCCCTCAGGTAGGCGTTTTAAAACGGGTTGTAGTGATTGATGTTGGGGAAGGGCTAGTTGAACTGATCAACCCAGAAATTTTGGAAACTTCCGGTACCCAGACTGGTTCCGAAGGCTGCCTTTCCTATCCAAATGAGTTTGGGATTGTCACCCGCCCTAATAAAGTAAAGGTAAAAGCCTATGACCGCAACGGCAATGCCATCCTGGTAAAAGGGAAAGAATTGATGGCAAGGGCGCTTTGCCATGAAATTGACCACTTGAACGGGGTTGTATTTAAAGATTTAGCAACAGAAATGGTGCGTGAATAG
- the fmt gene encoding methionyl-tRNA formyltransferase, translating into MNVIFMGTPDFAVASLQKLIDAGHTIQAVFTQPDKPKGRGYKLQPPPVKQLALQHNLPVYQPLTLKDDEQINFIRELHPDVIVVVAYGRILPKAVLEIPPYGCINVHGSLLPKYRGAAPIQWSVLNGDPVAGVTTMYMAEGLDTGDMILKSEIPIGENETSAELFDRLTEIGADLLLTTLEQIKAGTAPRIPQDDSQSCYAPMLSREMSLLDFAQPAQLVHNKIRGLSDWPAAYTMLNGKKLKIYHSAIVKGKNGKPGELLDAKRCIIACGEDAVELLEVQPEGSKRMDGRSFLNGKKLAKGECLG; encoded by the coding sequence ATGAATGTTATTTTTATGGGGACGCCGGATTTTGCGGTGGCGAGCCTGCAAAAATTGATTGATGCCGGCCATACGATTCAGGCGGTTTTTACCCAGCCGGATAAACCAAAGGGAAGGGGATATAAATTACAGCCCCCACCAGTCAAACAACTGGCATTACAGCACAATCTGCCAGTATACCAGCCACTTACCTTGAAAGACGATGAACAGATCAATTTCATTCGGGAACTTCATCCAGATGTGATTGTAGTGGTGGCTTATGGCAGAATTTTGCCAAAAGCAGTATTGGAGATCCCACCTTATGGTTGCATCAATGTGCATGGTTCTCTCTTGCCGAAATACCGTGGGGCAGCTCCTATCCAGTGGAGTGTCCTCAACGGTGACCCAGTGGCAGGGGTGACCACCATGTATATGGCGGAAGGTTTGGACACCGGGGATATGATTTTAAAATCCGAAATCCCAATTGGAGAAAATGAAACTTCTGCTGAATTGTTTGACCGCCTGACAGAGATCGGTGCGGATTTGTTACTAACAACCCTAGAACAGATAAAGGCGGGAACAGCACCACGCATCCCGCAAGATGACAGCCAAAGCTGTTACGCTCCTATGCTGAGCAGGGAAATGAGCCTGTTGGATTTTGCCCAACCAGCCCAGCTGGTGCATAATAAAATCAGAGGGTTGTCCGATTGGCCCGCTGCCTACACCATGTTAAATGGCAAAAAATTAAAAATATACCATTCCGCTATTGTAAAAGGAAAAAACGGTAAGCCAGGAGAATTGTTAGATGCCAAACGCTGCATCATCGCCTGTGGGGAAGATGCGGTGGAGTTGTTGGAAGTCCAGCCGGAAGGCTCTAAACGGATGGATGGCCGTTCCTTTTTAAACGGAAAAAAGCTGGCAAAAGGGGAATGCCTTGGCTAA
- a CDS encoding zinc metallopeptidase, producing the protein MGYYFYPYFSYILYMLPAIIITVFAQIKVKSNFAKYSKVYNRRGYTGAMIARMILDQNGLNHVAIEMVSGQLTDHYDPRTNVVRLSSSVYNSTSVAALGVAAHEVGHAIQHSQGYVPMKLRGAIIPITQIGSQLSWPLFFIGLIFQMDILLTIGIVLFAAVVLFQLVTLPVEFNASSRALRTLESNYYLEPDEMVGAKKMLSAAAMTYVASLITAILQLFRLLAIAGNRRDD; encoded by the coding sequence ATGGGCTATTATTTTTATCCTTATTTCAGCTATATTCTTTATATGCTGCCAGCAATTATCATTACGGTTTTCGCACAAATTAAAGTAAAAAGCAATTTCGCAAAGTACAGCAAGGTGTACAACCGCCGTGGATATACCGGCGCCATGATTGCCAGGATGATTCTGGACCAGAACGGTTTAAATCATGTGGCAATTGAGATGGTTTCCGGTCAACTTACCGACCACTACGACCCCCGCACTAATGTAGTGCGGTTGTCCAGTTCGGTGTATAACAGCACTTCGGTGGCTGCGTTGGGGGTTGCTGCCCACGAGGTTGGCCACGCCATCCAGCACAGCCAGGGTTATGTGCCAATGAAACTCAGGGGTGCAATCATCCCTATTACTCAAATTGGTTCCCAGCTTTCCTGGCCATTATTTTTTATCGGGTTGATTTTCCAGATGGATATTCTGCTCACTATCGGTATTGTGCTGTTCGCGGCAGTTGTCCTGTTCCAACTGGTTACCTTGCCAGTGGAATTCAACGCTAGCAGCCGTGCTTTACGCACCTTGGAAAGCAACTATTATTTGGAACCAGATGAGATGGTTGGGGCAAAAAAAATGCTTTCCGCTGCTGCTATGACTTATGTAGCAAGCTTAATTACCGCAATCTTACAGCTGTTCCGTTTATTAGCAATTGCTGGAAACCGTAGAGACGACTAA